One Malus domestica chromosome 11, GDT2T_hap1 genomic region harbors:
- the LOC103413292 gene encoding probable ubiquitin-conjugating enzyme E2 26 isoform X1 has translation MEPPPLHIKTPRNSKKKRLSSDSGSGCMDSEDVVEISPPATPITRAPKFQKLKLKEVLQYDVIEIDEDEDPVAAMIIDDRVDRSGKGKAIRSSSDGYHDHQDKYFQEAEVNSYFGPPGMTTPGSANGIEAAKSFVPANVINLDGHTSDLSYEDDDFADFFLDEFMDVDEYAQLQAHFDNVDIPPGIEAPIPWLSDPSKSKVKSISGIISVDKTFQMQPEPDHFSKKPLFRGSSSLKTQIDSTAHPPEVNLSSAWKLPKTARGKKKQPALQHQGSAPNFPVGKESSKSQWLLGLQPKKKLASSNGSTNHFDAMKLGSEADTSSASYFHNILKKKGSSASFKPMPVPGWPGPISKFNTMPFNSSFYDPLGSAYPPGEVAGSPWIPNAQIQNNLVPGGISTSPGRKISAMEMDEIILKFQGFKQFDTVEDHSDHHYIKRGYSTKQPPKNWAKRIQEEWKILEKDLPDTIFVRAYETRMDLLRAVIIGAEGTPYHDGLFFFDVCFPSGYPNVPPNVYYHSGGLRLNPNLYNCGKVCLSLLNTWSGNKNEKWLPGVSTMLQVLVSIQGLILNTKPYFNEPGCASMNGSEAGEKMSEEYNENTFILSLKTMVYTMRKPPKHFEDLVLGHFYNRARDILVACKAYMDGAQVGCLVKGGVQDVDEGDKSCSQRFKGSVADHLPMLVAEFTRIGVKDCERFISPATSENNQTASMPQAATSMISC, from the exons ATGGAGCCGCCGCCGTTACATATAAAAACACCTCGGAATTCCAA GAAGAAGCGTTTGTCTTCCGATAGCGGTTCTGGGTGCATGGATTCCGAGGACGTCGTAGAGATTTCGCCTCCGGCTACTCCGATTACCCGGGCCCCGAAATTTCAGAAGCTCAAACTCAAAGAG GTTCTTCAGTATGATGTGATTGAAATTGACGAAGATGAAGATCCAGTCGCTGCAATGATTATCGATGATAGAGTTGATAGAAGTGGCAAAGGGAAGGCAATAAGAAGCTCTTCAGATGGctaccatgatcatcaagataAG TATTTTCAGGAAGCTGAGGTCAATAGCTATTTTGGCCCTCCTGGTATGACAACCCCTGGGTCAGCGAATGGGATTGAAGCTGCTAAGAGTTTTGTCCCAGCTAACGTGATCAACTTAGATGGTCATACTTCTGATTTATCATATGAAGATGACGACTTTGCTGATTTTTTTCTTGATGAGTTTATGGACGTCGATGAGTATGCCCAATTGCAAGCCCATTTTGATAATGTGGATATCCCCCCTGGAATAGAGGCACCTATTCCTTGGTTGTCTGATCCTTCTAAAAGTAAAGTTAAAtcaatttctggaattatttCTGTCGATAAGACATTTCAAATGCAACCAGAGCCTGATCATTTCAGCAAGAAGCCACTTTTTAGGGGTAGTTCAAGCTTGAAGACCCAAATTGATAGTACTGCCCACCCACCTGAAGTGAATCTATCATCAGCATGGAAACTTCCAAAAACTGCCAGGGGTAAAAAGAAACAACCTGCTTTGCAACATCAAGGGAGTGCTCCTAATTTCCCAGTTGGTAAAGAGTCATCAAAGTCTCAATGGCTTTTAGGACTCCAGCCCAAAAAGAAGCTAGCTTCTTCAAATGGTTCAACGAATCACTTTGATGCAATGAAGCTTGGTTCCGAAGCTGACACATCTTCTGCATCGTATTTTCATAACATTCTAAAGAAAAAGGGTTCAAGTGCTTCTTTTAAACCCATGCCCGTTCCTGGGTGGCCTGGGCCCATTTCCAAATTTAATACCATGCCATTTAATTCAAGCTTCTACGATCCATTGGGTTCAGCATATCCTCCTGGGGAAGTAGCAGGTAGTCCTTGGATTCCTAATGCGCAAATTCAGAATAATCTTGTTCCAGGAGGCATTTCAACAAGCCCTGGGAGGAAAATTTCTGCCATGGAAATGGATGAAATTATACTTAAGTTTCAGggtttcaaacaatttgataCAGTTGAAGATCATTCAGACCATCACTATATTAAGCGTGGTTATTCAACAAAGCAG CCACCAAAGAATTGGGCAAAGAGAATTCAGGAAGAGTGGAAGATCCTGGAGAAGGATTTGCCTG ATACAATATTTGTTAGAGCTTATGAGACAAGAATGGATCTTTTGAGAGCTGTAATTATTGGGGCGGAGGGTACTCCTTACCATGATGgtctcttcttctttgatgtTTGCTTCCCCAGTGGCTATCCCAATGTACCACCG AATGTTTACTACCACTCTGGTGGCCTTCGATTAAATCCAAATTTGTACAATTGTGGAAAAGTATGCCTCAGCCTTCTTAATACCTGGTCTGGGAACAAGAATGAGAAGTGGCTCCCGGGTGTGTCAACCATGCTACAAGTTTTGGTCTCTATACAAGGGCTTATCTTGAACACAAAACCCTACTTTAATGAGCCTGGATGTGCAAGTATGAATGGTTCAGAAGCTGGTGAAAAGATGTCCGAGGAGTACAATGAGAATACATTCATCCTTTCGTTAAAGACAATGGTGTACACCATGAGGAAACCTCcaaag CATTTTGAGGATCTTGTCCTGGGCCATTTCTACAATCGTGCTCGTGACATTCTGGTGGCATGCAAAGCATATATGGATGGTGCTCAAGTGGGGTGTCTGGTCAAAGGTGGTGTTCAAGATGTTGATGAGGGTGACAAGAGCTGCTCACAGCGGTTCAAGGGTTCTGTTGCCGACCATCTGCCTATGCTCGTCGCGGAGTTCACAAGAATCGGGGTCAAGGATTGTGAGAGATTCATATCACCAGCAACATCTGAGAACAACCAAACTGCGAGTATGCCTCAGGCTGCAACATCAATGATTTCATGTTGA
- the LOC103413292 gene encoding probable ubiquitin-conjugating enzyme E2 26 isoform X2, giving the protein MEPPPLHIKTPRNSKKKRLSSDSGSGCMDSEDVVEISPPATPITRAPKFQKLKLKEVLQYDVIEIDEDEDPVAAMIIDDRVDRSGKGKAIRSSSDGYHDHQDKEAEVNSYFGPPGMTTPGSANGIEAAKSFVPANVINLDGHTSDLSYEDDDFADFFLDEFMDVDEYAQLQAHFDNVDIPPGIEAPIPWLSDPSKSKVKSISGIISVDKTFQMQPEPDHFSKKPLFRGSSSLKTQIDSTAHPPEVNLSSAWKLPKTARGKKKQPALQHQGSAPNFPVGKESSKSQWLLGLQPKKKLASSNGSTNHFDAMKLGSEADTSSASYFHNILKKKGSSASFKPMPVPGWPGPISKFNTMPFNSSFYDPLGSAYPPGEVAGSPWIPNAQIQNNLVPGGISTSPGRKISAMEMDEIILKFQGFKQFDTVEDHSDHHYIKRGYSTKQPPKNWAKRIQEEWKILEKDLPDTIFVRAYETRMDLLRAVIIGAEGTPYHDGLFFFDVCFPSGYPNVPPNVYYHSGGLRLNPNLYNCGKVCLSLLNTWSGNKNEKWLPGVSTMLQVLVSIQGLILNTKPYFNEPGCASMNGSEAGEKMSEEYNENTFILSLKTMVYTMRKPPKHFEDLVLGHFYNRARDILVACKAYMDGAQVGCLVKGGVQDVDEGDKSCSQRFKGSVADHLPMLVAEFTRIGVKDCERFISPATSENNQTASMPQAATSMISC; this is encoded by the exons ATGGAGCCGCCGCCGTTACATATAAAAACACCTCGGAATTCCAA GAAGAAGCGTTTGTCTTCCGATAGCGGTTCTGGGTGCATGGATTCCGAGGACGTCGTAGAGATTTCGCCTCCGGCTACTCCGATTACCCGGGCCCCGAAATTTCAGAAGCTCAAACTCAAAGAG GTTCTTCAGTATGATGTGATTGAAATTGACGAAGATGAAGATCCAGTCGCTGCAATGATTATCGATGATAGAGTTGATAGAAGTGGCAAAGGGAAGGCAATAAGAAGCTCTTCAGATGGctaccatgatcatcaagataAG GAAGCTGAGGTCAATAGCTATTTTGGCCCTCCTGGTATGACAACCCCTGGGTCAGCGAATGGGATTGAAGCTGCTAAGAGTTTTGTCCCAGCTAACGTGATCAACTTAGATGGTCATACTTCTGATTTATCATATGAAGATGACGACTTTGCTGATTTTTTTCTTGATGAGTTTATGGACGTCGATGAGTATGCCCAATTGCAAGCCCATTTTGATAATGTGGATATCCCCCCTGGAATAGAGGCACCTATTCCTTGGTTGTCTGATCCTTCTAAAAGTAAAGTTAAAtcaatttctggaattatttCTGTCGATAAGACATTTCAAATGCAACCAGAGCCTGATCATTTCAGCAAGAAGCCACTTTTTAGGGGTAGTTCAAGCTTGAAGACCCAAATTGATAGTACTGCCCACCCACCTGAAGTGAATCTATCATCAGCATGGAAACTTCCAAAAACTGCCAGGGGTAAAAAGAAACAACCTGCTTTGCAACATCAAGGGAGTGCTCCTAATTTCCCAGTTGGTAAAGAGTCATCAAAGTCTCAATGGCTTTTAGGACTCCAGCCCAAAAAGAAGCTAGCTTCTTCAAATGGTTCAACGAATCACTTTGATGCAATGAAGCTTGGTTCCGAAGCTGACACATCTTCTGCATCGTATTTTCATAACATTCTAAAGAAAAAGGGTTCAAGTGCTTCTTTTAAACCCATGCCCGTTCCTGGGTGGCCTGGGCCCATTTCCAAATTTAATACCATGCCATTTAATTCAAGCTTCTACGATCCATTGGGTTCAGCATATCCTCCTGGGGAAGTAGCAGGTAGTCCTTGGATTCCTAATGCGCAAATTCAGAATAATCTTGTTCCAGGAGGCATTTCAACAAGCCCTGGGAGGAAAATTTCTGCCATGGAAATGGATGAAATTATACTTAAGTTTCAGggtttcaaacaatttgataCAGTTGAAGATCATTCAGACCATCACTATATTAAGCGTGGTTATTCAACAAAGCAG CCACCAAAGAATTGGGCAAAGAGAATTCAGGAAGAGTGGAAGATCCTGGAGAAGGATTTGCCTG ATACAATATTTGTTAGAGCTTATGAGACAAGAATGGATCTTTTGAGAGCTGTAATTATTGGGGCGGAGGGTACTCCTTACCATGATGgtctcttcttctttgatgtTTGCTTCCCCAGTGGCTATCCCAATGTACCACCG AATGTTTACTACCACTCTGGTGGCCTTCGATTAAATCCAAATTTGTACAATTGTGGAAAAGTATGCCTCAGCCTTCTTAATACCTGGTCTGGGAACAAGAATGAGAAGTGGCTCCCGGGTGTGTCAACCATGCTACAAGTTTTGGTCTCTATACAAGGGCTTATCTTGAACACAAAACCCTACTTTAATGAGCCTGGATGTGCAAGTATGAATGGTTCAGAAGCTGGTGAAAAGATGTCCGAGGAGTACAATGAGAATACATTCATCCTTTCGTTAAAGACAATGGTGTACACCATGAGGAAACCTCcaaag CATTTTGAGGATCTTGTCCTGGGCCATTTCTACAATCGTGCTCGTGACATTCTGGTGGCATGCAAAGCATATATGGATGGTGCTCAAGTGGGGTGTCTGGTCAAAGGTGGTGTTCAAGATGTTGATGAGGGTGACAAGAGCTGCTCACAGCGGTTCAAGGGTTCTGTTGCCGACCATCTGCCTATGCTCGTCGCGGAGTTCACAAGAATCGGGGTCAAGGATTGTGAGAGATTCATATCACCAGCAACATCTGAGAACAACCAAACTGCGAGTATGCCTCAGGCTGCAACATCAATGATTTCATGTTGA
- the LOC103413292 gene encoding probable ubiquitin-conjugating enzyme E2 26 isoform X3 codes for MDSEDVVEISPPATPITRAPKFQKLKLKEVLQYDVIEIDEDEDPVAAMIIDDRVDRSGKGKAIRSSSDGYHDHQDKYFQEAEVNSYFGPPGMTTPGSANGIEAAKSFVPANVINLDGHTSDLSYEDDDFADFFLDEFMDVDEYAQLQAHFDNVDIPPGIEAPIPWLSDPSKSKVKSISGIISVDKTFQMQPEPDHFSKKPLFRGSSSLKTQIDSTAHPPEVNLSSAWKLPKTARGKKKQPALQHQGSAPNFPVGKESSKSQWLLGLQPKKKLASSNGSTNHFDAMKLGSEADTSSASYFHNILKKKGSSASFKPMPVPGWPGPISKFNTMPFNSSFYDPLGSAYPPGEVAGSPWIPNAQIQNNLVPGGISTSPGRKISAMEMDEIILKFQGFKQFDTVEDHSDHHYIKRGYSTKQPPKNWAKRIQEEWKILEKDLPDTIFVRAYETRMDLLRAVIIGAEGTPYHDGLFFFDVCFPSGYPNVPPNVYYHSGGLRLNPNLYNCGKVCLSLLNTWSGNKNEKWLPGVSTMLQVLVSIQGLILNTKPYFNEPGCASMNGSEAGEKMSEEYNENTFILSLKTMVYTMRKPPKHFEDLVLGHFYNRARDILVACKAYMDGAQVGCLVKGGVQDVDEGDKSCSQRFKGSVADHLPMLVAEFTRIGVKDCERFISPATSENNQTASMPQAATSMISC; via the exons ATGGATTCCGAGGACGTCGTAGAGATTTCGCCTCCGGCTACTCCGATTACCCGGGCCCCGAAATTTCAGAAGCTCAAACTCAAAGAG GTTCTTCAGTATGATGTGATTGAAATTGACGAAGATGAAGATCCAGTCGCTGCAATGATTATCGATGATAGAGTTGATAGAAGTGGCAAAGGGAAGGCAATAAGAAGCTCTTCAGATGGctaccatgatcatcaagataAG TATTTTCAGGAAGCTGAGGTCAATAGCTATTTTGGCCCTCCTGGTATGACAACCCCTGGGTCAGCGAATGGGATTGAAGCTGCTAAGAGTTTTGTCCCAGCTAACGTGATCAACTTAGATGGTCATACTTCTGATTTATCATATGAAGATGACGACTTTGCTGATTTTTTTCTTGATGAGTTTATGGACGTCGATGAGTATGCCCAATTGCAAGCCCATTTTGATAATGTGGATATCCCCCCTGGAATAGAGGCACCTATTCCTTGGTTGTCTGATCCTTCTAAAAGTAAAGTTAAAtcaatttctggaattatttCTGTCGATAAGACATTTCAAATGCAACCAGAGCCTGATCATTTCAGCAAGAAGCCACTTTTTAGGGGTAGTTCAAGCTTGAAGACCCAAATTGATAGTACTGCCCACCCACCTGAAGTGAATCTATCATCAGCATGGAAACTTCCAAAAACTGCCAGGGGTAAAAAGAAACAACCTGCTTTGCAACATCAAGGGAGTGCTCCTAATTTCCCAGTTGGTAAAGAGTCATCAAAGTCTCAATGGCTTTTAGGACTCCAGCCCAAAAAGAAGCTAGCTTCTTCAAATGGTTCAACGAATCACTTTGATGCAATGAAGCTTGGTTCCGAAGCTGACACATCTTCTGCATCGTATTTTCATAACATTCTAAAGAAAAAGGGTTCAAGTGCTTCTTTTAAACCCATGCCCGTTCCTGGGTGGCCTGGGCCCATTTCCAAATTTAATACCATGCCATTTAATTCAAGCTTCTACGATCCATTGGGTTCAGCATATCCTCCTGGGGAAGTAGCAGGTAGTCCTTGGATTCCTAATGCGCAAATTCAGAATAATCTTGTTCCAGGAGGCATTTCAACAAGCCCTGGGAGGAAAATTTCTGCCATGGAAATGGATGAAATTATACTTAAGTTTCAGggtttcaaacaatttgataCAGTTGAAGATCATTCAGACCATCACTATATTAAGCGTGGTTATTCAACAAAGCAG CCACCAAAGAATTGGGCAAAGAGAATTCAGGAAGAGTGGAAGATCCTGGAGAAGGATTTGCCTG ATACAATATTTGTTAGAGCTTATGAGACAAGAATGGATCTTTTGAGAGCTGTAATTATTGGGGCGGAGGGTACTCCTTACCATGATGgtctcttcttctttgatgtTTGCTTCCCCAGTGGCTATCCCAATGTACCACCG AATGTTTACTACCACTCTGGTGGCCTTCGATTAAATCCAAATTTGTACAATTGTGGAAAAGTATGCCTCAGCCTTCTTAATACCTGGTCTGGGAACAAGAATGAGAAGTGGCTCCCGGGTGTGTCAACCATGCTACAAGTTTTGGTCTCTATACAAGGGCTTATCTTGAACACAAAACCCTACTTTAATGAGCCTGGATGTGCAAGTATGAATGGTTCAGAAGCTGGTGAAAAGATGTCCGAGGAGTACAATGAGAATACATTCATCCTTTCGTTAAAGACAATGGTGTACACCATGAGGAAACCTCcaaag CATTTTGAGGATCTTGTCCTGGGCCATTTCTACAATCGTGCTCGTGACATTCTGGTGGCATGCAAAGCATATATGGATGGTGCTCAAGTGGGGTGTCTGGTCAAAGGTGGTGTTCAAGATGTTGATGAGGGTGACAAGAGCTGCTCACAGCGGTTCAAGGGTTCTGTTGCCGACCATCTGCCTATGCTCGTCGCGGAGTTCACAAGAATCGGGGTCAAGGATTGTGAGAGATTCATATCACCAGCAACATCTGAGAACAACCAAACTGCGAGTATGCCTCAGGCTGCAACATCAATGATTTCATGTTGA